One Fusobacterium ulcerans DNA segment encodes these proteins:
- the rph gene encoding ribonuclease PH, with protein MEVKEMIIEEDLRTLKLREDGRKVDSLREIKITKDFNLYAEGSVLIEFGNTKVICTASVSEKVPPFMRGQGKGWLTAEYSMIPRATGERNQRESAKGKLSGRTMEIQRLIGRALRTAVDLEKLGERTITIDCDVIQADGGTRTTSISGGFIALALAVKKLMKDRVLNVNPIVSNVAAISVGIVRGTPMLDLMYTEDSAAEVDMNVVMNGKGEFVEVQGTGEEATYTRKELNELIDLAEVGIKEIIRLQNEVIGE; from the coding sequence ATGGAAGTTAAAGAAATGATAATAGAAGAAGATTTGAGAACTCTGAAATTAAGAGAAGATGGAAGAAAAGTAGACAGCCTTAGAGAGATAAAAATAACAAAAGATTTCAACCTTTATGCAGAGGGATCGGTTTTAATAGAGTTTGGAAATACTAAGGTAATATGTACAGCTTCTGTAAGTGAAAAAGTACCCCCTTTCATGAGAGGGCAGGGAAAAGGATGGCTTACAGCTGAATATTCTATGATACCAAGAGCTACTGGAGAGAGAAATCAGAGAGAATCTGCAAAAGGGAAGCTTTCTGGAAGAACTATGGAGATACAAAGACTTATAGGAAGAGCTTTGAGAACAGCTGTAGATCTGGAAAAATTAGGAGAAAGAACTATAACTATTGACTGTGATGTTATTCAGGCTGATGGTGGAACTAGAACTACTTCTATATCAGGAGGATTTATAGCTCTTGCTTTAGCTGTAAAAAAACTTATGAAAGATAGAGTTTTAAATGTAAATCCAATAGTATCTAATGTAGCTGCTATCAGTGTTGGAATTGTAAGAGGGACTCCTATGCTTGACTTAATGTATACTGAAGATTCTGCTGCTGAAGTAGATATGAATGTAGTAATGAATGGCAAGGGAGAATTTGTAGAGGTACAGGGAACAGGAGAAGAGGCTACTTATACTAGAAAAGAGCTCAATGAACTGATTGATTTAGCAGAAGTTGGAATAAAAGAGATAATCAGACTTCAAAATGAAGTAATAGGAGAATAG
- a CDS encoding sensor histidine kinase, whose product MKDSKFVSFKEQMRKVLILYSLIPIIFLSFVGYGLIYFFEFGAIRKDNQYNSQVMTRNLDNVVREYFNEVENLYNDEVIIDAMLNKKANKDAYEKIYKSINSTTLRGNFIIYDETLHVLMNNAQFIGSDNGYSWGFFMRMQDNINNTIIYINKLHFKNNSISVFSVGRAVKKHGRLIGYIVFNILNEDLREFVGEGSSYNTIITDKTNNIAFTTNDIFKDKFGKVVKKLRADDHYVSINKERFYVTKSPVYYSNLILYTISRMNHLTDSFVNGVVYLCIVFIIIMVAMHKAAKVIASKKTAAVEKIVEAIENIKTGDLSSTLYVETNDEFRIIADSYNKMLENIKFLIEQNKEEVKHGVLLEIKQLESQFNPHFLFNTLEMLKYTIKTDTSMANKIILNISSLLRFSIENKSSEVTLERELQYAENYLDIQRFRFGENFDYHIDVDKETRNFLVPKLVLQPIIENSIKHGYTQINKLMILIKTKKQKDKLVITIYDNGNGIEKEKLHELRKRLKDRELNIGNHIGIYNVHRRIQLIYGDNYGIKVQSSERWGTVVKLVFSIKTEG is encoded by the coding sequence ATGAAAGACAGTAAATTTGTAAGTTTTAAAGAACAGATGAGAAAAGTACTGATTTTATATTCATTAATTCCCATAATTTTTTTATCTTTTGTAGGTTATGGACTTATATATTTTTTTGAATTTGGAGCCATAAGAAAAGATAATCAATATAACAGCCAAGTAATGACAAGAAATCTTGATAATGTGGTAAGAGAATATTTTAATGAGGTAGAAAATTTATATAATGATGAAGTTATTATTGATGCTATGCTCAATAAAAAAGCCAATAAAGATGCATATGAAAAAATATATAAATCTATAAATTCTACAACTTTGAGAGGGAATTTTATCATCTATGATGAAACTCTCCATGTTCTTATGAATAATGCTCAGTTTATAGGAAGCGACAATGGATACAGCTGGGGATTTTTTATGAGAATGCAGGATAATATAAATAATACAATAATTTATATAAATAAACTGCATTTTAAAAACAACAGTATAAGTGTTTTTTCAGTGGGAAGAGCTGTAAAAAAACATGGAAGACTTATAGGATATATAGTTTTTAATATATTGAATGAAGATTTGAGAGAATTCGTAGGAGAAGGAAGCTCTTACAATACAATAATTACTGACAAGACTAATAATATAGCATTTACTACTAATGATATATTTAAAGATAAATTTGGAAAAGTAGTAAAAAAACTTAGAGCAGATGACCATTATGTAAGCATAAATAAAGAAAGATTTTATGTGACTAAAAGTCCTGTATATTATTCAAATTTAATACTTTATACTATTTCAAGAATGAATCATCTAACAGATAGTTTTGTAAATGGAGTAGTTTATCTGTGTATTGTTTTTATAATCATAATGGTAGCAATGCACAAAGCAGCTAAAGTGATAGCAAGTAAAAAAACAGCAGCTGTAGAAAAAATAGTAGAAGCTATAGAAAATATAAAAACTGGGGATTTAAGCAGTACACTCTATGTAGAAACAAATGATGAGTTTAGAATAATAGCAGACTCATATAATAAAATGCTGGAAAATATAAAATTCCTCATTGAACAAAATAAAGAAGAGGTAAAACATGGAGTACTTTTAGAAATAAAGCAGCTTGAAAGTCAATTTAATCCTCATTTTCTTTTTAATACATTGGAGATGCTGAAATATACAATTAAAACTGATACTTCCATGGCAAATAAAATAATATTAAATATATCATCACTCTTGAGATTCAGTATAGAAAATAAATCTTCAGAAGTAACTCTTGAAAGAGAACTGCAATATGCTGAAAATTATCTGGATATACAGAGATTCAGATTTGGAGAAAATTTTGATTACCATATAGATGTGGATAAGGAAACAAGGAATTTTCTTGTTCCTAAGCTGGTGCTTCAGCCAATAATAGAAAATTCTATTAAACATGGGTATACTCAAATAAATAAATTGATGATACTTATAAAAACTAAAAAACAGAAAGATAAATTAGTAATAACTATATATGATAATGGAAATGGAATAGAAAAAGAAAAGCTCCATGAATTGAGAAAAAGACTTAAAGACAGAGAACTCAATATTGGGAATCATATAGGAATATACAATGTTCACAGAAGAATACAGCTTATATATGGAGACAATTATGGAATAAAAGTACAAAGTTCTGAAAGATGGGGAACTGTTGTAAAATTAGTATTTTCCATAAAAACAGAGGGGTAA
- a CDS encoding ABC transporter ATP-binding protein → MIEKLSIFKNKSLNTFLKYSFKYKWVMTAVVFTSAVSSAMGAVPAWLSKYLIDDVLVNKNARMMALVIGGIFVSTILKVVTGYFSSISSNYVTETIKRDIKIDVYSHLQKLPMTYFKRNKLGDVMARLSGDSATLGRIGFIIFDMFKEFLTVAALTFRMFQVDYILALISLIVMPLIIGTVKKYTKKIRKSGRIRQDTSGAVTAFIQETLSGIFVIKAFNNSDDMIEKYKVISKDEFEKSYKSTKIKAKVSPINEVITTVMVLLVAAYGGYQIIVLKNMTAGDLISFVTALGLMSQPLKRLISKNNDLQEALPSADRVIEILDVPLEQDYYGEEKELTTEIKDIKFENLSFHYDDSPELILKNINLDVKAGEVIALVGKSGSGKTTLVNLIPRFYETTEGAIKVNGIDIKNISLKKYRDYIGIVPQESFLFSGSISQNIAFGKNGVTEDEIMNAAKMANAYDFIMELPNKFETEVGERGVLLSGGQKQRIAIARALIQNPEIMILDEATSALDTESERLVQDALDKLMVNRTTFVIAHRLSTIINADKIVVMENGEIKEIGTHQELLEFKGLYKHFYEIQFGKKEEKKEEAFV, encoded by the coding sequence ATGATAGAAAAATTGAGTATATTTAAAAATAAATCTTTAAATACATTTTTAAAATATAGTTTTAAATATAAATGGGTAATGACAGCAGTAGTATTTACATCAGCTGTTAGTTCAGCTATGGGAGCAGTTCCAGCGTGGTTGAGTAAATACCTTATAGATGATGTACTGGTAAATAAAAATGCAAGAATGATGGCATTGGTAATAGGTGGAATATTTGTTTCTACTATACTTAAAGTAGTAACTGGATATTTTTCTTCTATTTCATCTAACTATGTAACTGAGACGATAAAAAGAGATATAAAAATAGATGTATATTCACATCTTCAAAAACTTCCAATGACATACTTCAAAAGAAATAAATTGGGAGATGTAATGGCGAGACTTTCTGGAGACTCTGCTACTTTAGGAAGAATAGGATTTATCATATTTGATATGTTTAAGGAATTTCTTACAGTGGCAGCTCTTACTTTCAGAATGTTTCAAGTAGACTATATTCTAGCTCTTATATCTTTAATAGTAATGCCTCTTATTATAGGGACAGTGAAGAAATATACTAAGAAGATAAGAAAATCTGGTAGAATCAGACAGGATACTTCAGGAGCAGTTACAGCATTTATTCAGGAAACTCTTTCTGGTATTTTTGTAATAAAAGCTTTTAATAATAGTGATGATATGATTGAAAAATATAAAGTTATCAGTAAGGATGAATTTGAAAAATCATATAAAAGTACAAAGATAAAGGCAAAAGTTTCTCCTATTAATGAGGTAATCACAACTGTAATGGTACTTCTAGTAGCAGCATATGGAGGATATCAGATAATTGTCTTAAAAAATATGACAGCAGGAGATCTTATTTCCTTTGTTACAGCTCTGGGATTGATGAGCCAGCCTCTAAAAAGACTTATAAGCAAAAATAATGATCTTCAGGAAGCTTTGCCGTCAGCAGACAGGGTAATAGAGATATTAGATGTTCCTTTGGAACAGGACTACTATGGAGAAGAAAAAGAACTTACAACAGAAATAAAGGATATCAAATTTGAAAATTTATCATTTCATTATGATGATTCTCCAGAATTGATACTTAAAAATATAAATCTAGATGTAAAAGCTGGAGAGGTTATAGCTCTTGTAGGAAAAAGTGGAAGTGGAAAAACTACCCTTGTAAATCTTATACCTAGATTTTATGAAACTACAGAGGGCGCTATAAAAGTAAATGGTATAGATATAAAGAATATTTCATTGAAAAAATATAGAGATTATATAGGAATAGTTCCTCAGGAAAGTTTTCTTTTCAGCGGCTCTATTTCACAAAATATAGCTTTTGGAAAAAATGGAGTGACAGAAGATGAAATCATGAATGCAGCTAAAATGGCAAATGCTTATGACTTTATAATGGAACTTCCAAATAAGTTTGAAACAGAAGTAGGAGAAAGAGGAGTACTTCTTTCTGGAGGACAGAAACAGAGAATAGCTATTGCCAGAGCTCTTATACAAAATCCAGAAATAATGATACTGGATGAAGCTACATCTGCTTTGGATACTGAATCAGAAAGACTGGTACAGGATGCTTTAGATAAGCTTATGGTCAATAGAACAACTTTTGTAATTGCTCATAGATTATCAACAATAATAAATGCAGATAAGATAGTAGTAATGGAAAATGGAGAGATAAAGGAAATAGGTACTCATCAGGAACTGCTTGAATTTAAAGGATTGTATAAACATTTCTATGAAATACAATTTGGAAAGAAAGAAGAGAAGAAAGAAGAAGCATTTGTATAA
- a CDS encoding ABC transporter substrate-binding protein, with the protein MKKRFWVIFSLILSVLFISCGDKKEEKKAEAKGAGNLTIYCPHPLEFINPLVNEFETKTGISVEVIAAGTGELMKRVESEKDNPLADILWGGTITVVDPIKDYLENYTTTNEDAFYDAYKNVEGNMTRFSAVPSVIMINKNLIGDIKINGYEDLLNPALKGKIAFSDPAKSSSSFEHLVNMLYAMGKGNPDNGWGYVEKFMENLNYTLLSGSSAVYKGVADGEYTVGLTFEEGAVKYVNSGAAVEVVYMKEGVIVKPDGVYIIKNCKNMENAKKFVEFATGKEAQTMVSSQLNRRSVRKDVEPGKGLKRLEDIYVIEDDINVVKDQKPVWLDKFKDIYTK; encoded by the coding sequence ATGAAGAAAAGATTTTGGGTTATTTTTAGTTTAATATTATCTGTTTTATTTATAAGCTGTGGTGATAAAAAAGAAGAAAAGAAAGCAGAAGCTAAAGGAGCAGGAAATCTTACAATATATTGTCCACATCCATTAGAATTCATCAATCCTTTAGTTAATGAATTTGAAACAAAAACTGGTATATCAGTAGAGGTTATAGCTGCTGGAACTGGAGAATTAATGAAAAGAGTAGAATCTGAAAAAGATAATCCTCTAGCAGATATTTTATGGGGAGGAACAATAACAGTTGTTGACCCTATCAAAGATTATTTAGAAAATTATACTACAACTAATGAAGACGCTTTCTATGATGCATATAAAAATGTTGAAGGAAATATGACAAGATTCTCAGCAGTTCCAAGTGTTATCATGATTAACAAAAACCTTATTGGAGATATAAAAATAAATGGATATGAAGATCTATTGAATCCAGCATTAAAAGGTAAAATAGCTTTTTCAGATCCTGCTAAATCATCATCTTCATTTGAGCATTTAGTAAATATGCTTTATGCAATGGGAAAAGGAAATCCTGACAATGGTTGGGGATATGTAGAGAAATTTATGGAAAACTTAAACTATACTCTTCTTTCTGGATCATCAGCAGTATATAAAGGTGTAGCAGATGGAGAATATACAGTTGGACTTACTTTTGAAGAGGGAGCAGTAAAATATGTGAACTCTGGAGCAGCTGTAGAAGTAGTATACATGAAAGAGGGAGTTATAGTAAAACCAGATGGTGTTTATATAATCAAAAATTGTAAAAATATGGAAAACGCTAAAAAATTCGTAGAATTTGCAACTGGTAAAGAAGCTCAAACTATGGTTTCATCTCAATTAAACAGAAGAAGTGTAAGAAAAGATGTTGAACCAGGAAAAGGATTAAAAAGACTTGAAGACATCTATGTTATAGAAGATGACATCAATGTAGTAAAAGATCAAAAACCTGTATGGTTAGATAAATTTAAAGATATCTATACTAAATAA
- a CDS encoding ABC transporter ATP-binding protein, with amino-acid sequence MSVAIKVNNVVKKFGDNVIIPGMSVNIKNGEFFTLLGPSGCGKTTLLRMIAGFNSIEGGEICFDDKVINDMPAHKRNIGMVFQSYAIFPHMTVRENVEYGLKLRKVNKAEMKEKTDDILDVVKITEYQERLPERLSGGQQQRVALARAIVIHPNVLLMDEPLSNLDAKLRVEMRSAIRDIQKKVGITTVYVTHDQEEALSVSDRIAVINKGEIQQIGQPHDIYARPANQFVSTFIGHSNLFKGNIKIDGEEKSVVFKNGYKVKMDNLSDEVKEGQEIVIAVRPEEFSISDEGIETTIKTSMFLGKYTNYEIDAKAEEIVSGMPALEFSQDVGHALHIYQVGEKIVLKPNAKKINIFTKDGKKSLIKGVDPYAD; translated from the coding sequence ATGAGTGTAGCTATAAAAGTAAATAATGTTGTAAAGAAATTTGGAGATAATGTAATAATTCCGGGAATGTCTGTCAATATAAAAAATGGAGAATTTTTTACATTATTAGGACCTTCAGGATGTGGAAAAACCACTCTGCTTAGAATGATAGCAGGATTCAATAGTATAGAGGGTGGAGAAATCTGCTTTGATGACAAGGTTATTAATGATATGCCTGCTCATAAAAGAAATATTGGAATGGTATTCCAAAGTTATGCTATTTTTCCTCATATGACTGTAAGAGAAAACGTAGAGTATGGTTTAAAACTTAGAAAAGTAAATAAAGCAGAAATGAAAGAAAAAACAGATGATATCCTTGATGTAGTAAAAATAACTGAATATCAAGAGAGATTACCTGAGAGACTTTCAGGAGGACAACAGCAGAGGGTAGCTCTAGCTAGAGCCATAGTAATTCACCCAAATGTACTTTTGATGGACGAACCTCTGTCTAACCTTGATGCTAAATTGAGAGTAGAAATGCGTTCAGCAATAAGAGATATCCAGAAAAAAGTTGGAATAACTACTGTATATGTAACTCACGATCAGGAAGAAGCACTTTCTGTATCTGACAGAATAGCAGTAATAAATAAAGGAGAAATTCAGCAGATAGGTCAGCCTCATGATATCTATGCAAGACCTGCTAATCAGTTTGTTTCTACTTTCATAGGGCATTCAAATCTTTTTAAAGGAAATATCAAAATAGATGGAGAAGAAAAATCTGTAGTATTTAAAAATGGTTATAAAGTAAAGATGGATAATTTATCAGATGAAGTTAAAGAGGGACAGGAAATAGTTATTGCAGTTCGTCCAGAAGAGTTTTCTATATCTGATGAGGGAATTGAAACTACTATAAAGACAAGTATGTTCTTAGGAAAGTATACTAACTATGAAATAGATGCTAAAGCAGAAGAAATAGTAAGTGGTATGCCAGCTCTTGAATTTTCTCAAGATGTAGGACACGCTCTTCATATATATCAAGTAGGAGAAAAGATAGTATTAAAACCAAATGCAAAGAAAATAAATATATTCACAAAAGATGGGAAGAAAAGTCTGATAAAAGGAGTAGATCCATATGCTGACTAA
- a CDS encoding ABC transporter permease gives MLTKKIKWDFWTVVTLVITLIFALFLIYPLFSLLLSSFKDPLTGSWSMTNFHRFFSRKYYYQGLIHSFQVTSCVTVLAIVIGVPMAYFMTFYKVKFKALVEVLIIISMLSPPFIGAYSWVLLCGRSGVVTTFFREVLHINLPTIYGFSGILLVFTLKLYPFIFLYVSGALKKIDVALSEAAESLGCSTFKKVYTIIMPLILPTLMSGALLVFMNAMADFGTPMLIGEGYNVMPVLIYSEFVGEMGGSANFAAAMATIMIVITIALFLGQKYIVNKKSFVMSSIRPVQPVELKGAKGKLMHAFIYAVVFLSIIPQITVIYTSFLKTRGSMFVREFSFESYQAVFSRMGNAILNTYMYGLIAIVIIIFMGMFIAYISTRKKNFLTGVIDTITMFPYIIPGSVIGITLLLAFNSKPLLLSGTAAILVISFVIRRMPYTLRSSAAILYQISPSLEEASISLGCSPVKTFFKVTAVMMLPGVLSGAILSWITVINELSSSVILYTGTTRTMSVTIYTEVIRASYGTAAALSTILTVTTVISLLIFFKATGGRDVNI, from the coding sequence ATGCTGACTAAAAAAATAAAATGGGACTTCTGGACAGTTGTAACTTTAGTTATAACTCTTATATTTGCATTGTTTTTAATCTATCCATTATTTTCTCTTTTACTCAGCAGTTTCAAAGATCCTCTGACTGGAAGCTGGAGTATGACAAATTTTCATAGATTCTTCAGCAGAAAATATTATTATCAGGGACTTATTCATAGTTTTCAGGTTACTTCATGTGTTACTGTTCTTGCTATTGTAATTGGAGTTCCAATGGCATATTTCATGACATTTTATAAAGTTAAATTTAAAGCATTGGTAGAAGTTCTTATTATTATTTCAATGCTTTCACCTCCATTTATCGGAGCATATTCATGGGTTCTTTTATGTGGAAGAAGTGGTGTGGTAACTACTTTTTTTAGAGAGGTGCTTCATATAAATCTTCCGACTATCTACGGATTTTCAGGAATATTGCTGGTATTTACTTTAAAGCTGTATCCATTTATTTTCCTATATGTATCAGGAGCCTTGAAAAAAATAGATGTGGCTTTAAGTGAAGCAGCGGAAAGCTTAGGATGCAGTACTTTTAAAAAGGTATATACAATAATAATGCCTTTGATACTGCCTACACTTATGTCAGGAGCACTTCTGGTATTTATGAATGCAATGGCAGACTTTGGTACTCCTATGCTGATTGGTGAAGGGTACAATGTAATGCCTGTATTGATATATTCAGAATTTGTTGGAGAAATGGGAGGAAGTGCAAACTTTGCTGCTGCCATGGCTACAATAATGATAGTAATAACTATAGCTCTTTTCTTAGGTCAAAAGTATATAGTAAATAAGAAATCATTTGTTATGAGTTCAATAAGACCAGTTCAGCCAGTTGAACTTAAAGGGGCAAAAGGAAAACTTATGCATGCTTTTATTTATGCTGTAGTATTTTTATCAATTATCCCTCAGATAACAGTTATATATACTTCTTTCTTAAAAACAAGAGGATCTATGTTTGTCAGAGAATTTTCATTTGAAAGCTATCAAGCAGTTTTTTCAAGAATGGGAAATGCTATTTTAAATACTTATATGTATGGACTTATAGCTATAGTTATAATTATATTCATGGGAATGTTTATAGCTTACATTTCAACTAGAAAGAAAAATTTCCTTACAGGAGTAATCGATACTATAACTATGTTTCCATATATAATTCCTGGGTCAGTAATAGGTATAACTCTTCTTTTAGCATTTAACAGCAAACCTCTTTTATTAAGTGGTACAGCTGCTATACTTGTAATATCTTTTGTTATAAGAAGAATGCCTTATACACTTCGTTCTTCAGCTGCTATTTTGTATCAGATAAGTCCAAGTCTGGAAGAGGCATCTATCAGTTTAGGATGTTCTCCGGTGAAGACATTCTTTAAAGTTACAGCAGTTATGATGCTTCCGGGAGTTTTATCAGGAGCTATTTTGAGCTGGATAACAGTTATCAATGAGTTGAGTTCTTCAGTTATATTATACACAGGAACTACAAGAACCATGTCAGTAACAATATATACTGAGGTGATAAGAGCCAGCTATGGAACAGCAGCAGCTCTGTCTACTATTTTGACTGTAACAACTGTAATATCTCTATTGATATTCTTTAAAGCTACTGGTGGAAGAGATGTAAATATTTGA
- a CDS encoding XTP/dITP diphosphatase, which translates to MKIFLATGNKHKIEEITAIFKNVKNIEILSIKDGIDIPEVVEDGDTFEANSAKKALEIAKYTGMITIADDSGLCVDALGGAPGVYSARYSGEHATDDSNNKKLIKELQGKENRKAHFVSVVTLGKPDGRSYSFRGEVPGEIIDEPRGDKGFGYDPHFFVAEYGKTLAEMPDVKNLISHRANALKKLEAELESILKD; encoded by the coding sequence ATGAAAATATTTCTAGCAACAGGAAATAAACATAAAATAGAAGAGATAACAGCTATTTTTAAAAATGTAAAAAATATAGAGATACTTTCTATTAAAGATGGAATAGATATACCAGAAGTAGTGGAAGATGGAGACACATTTGAAGCTAACTCTGCTAAAAAAGCTTTAGAGATAGCAAAATATACAGGAATGATAACAATAGCTGATGATTCAGGACTGTGTGTAGATGCTTTAGGAGGAGCTCCGGGAGTATATTCTGCCAGATATTCTGGAGAACATGCAACTGATGATTCCAACAATAAAAAACTTATTAAAGAACTACAAGGAAAAGAAAATAGAAAAGCTCATTTCGTAAGTGTAGTTACTTTAGGGAAGCCAGATGGAAGAAGTTACTCTTTTAGAGGAGAAGTACCTGGGGAGATAATAGATGAACCAAGAGGAGATAAAGGATTTGGATATGATCCTCATTTCTTTGTAGCTGAATATGGAAAGACACTTGCAGAGATGCCAGATGTAAAAAATCTAATAAGTCACAGAGCCAATGCTTTGAAGAAATTGGAAGCTGAATTGGAAAGTATATTAAAAGATTAA